One genomic window of Garra rufa chromosome 2, GarRuf1.0, whole genome shotgun sequence includes the following:
- the ide gene encoding insulin-degrading enzyme isoform X1, with protein MIFSTVFIRTIRRVSTLSVRMSDPAVQRVVSDIIRSPEDKREYRGLEFTNGLKAVLISDPTTDKSSAALDVHIGSLSDPDNISGLAHFCEHMLFLGTEKYPKENEYSQFLSEHAGSSNAFTSGEHTNYYFDVSHEHLQGALDRFAQFFLCPLFDESCKDREVNAVDSEHEKNLMNDAWRLFQLEKATGNPKHPFSKFGTGNKLTLETRPSQQGIDIRKELLKFHSTYYSSNLMGLCVLGRESLDDLTSMVVKLFGEVENKNVPIPEFPSHPFQEEHLRQFYKVVPIKDIRNLYVTFPIPDLQKYYKSNPGHYLGHLIGHEGPGSLLSELKAKGWVNTLVGGQKEGARGFMFFIINVDLTEEGLLHVEDIIFHMFQYIQKLRTEGPQEWVFQECKDLNTVAFRFKDKERPRGYTSKVAGLLHYYPLEEILAAEYLLEEFRPDLIEMVLDKLRPENVRVAVVSKSFEGQTDRTEEWYGTQYKQEAITDEAIKKWQSADLNGKFKLPMKNEFIPTNFEIYPLEKDSPSVPTLIKDTAMSKVWFKQDDKFFLPKACLNFEFFSPFAYVDPLHCNMAYLYLELLKDSLNEYAYAAELAGLNYDLQNTVYGMYLSVKGYSDKQNILLKKIIEKMATFQIDEKRFDIIKEAYMRSLNNFRAEQPHQHAMYYLRLLMTEVAWAKDELRDSLDDVTLPRLKAFIPQLLSRLHIEALLHGNITKQSALGMMQMLEDTLIEHAHTKPLLPSQLIRYREVQVPDGGWYVYQQRNEVHNNCGIEIYYQTDMQNTHENMLLELFCQIISEPCFNTLRTKEQLGYIVFSGPRRANGVQGLRFIIQSEKAPHYLESRVEAFLKTMEKSVEEMGDEAFQKHIQALAIRRLDKPKKLAAECAKYWGEIISQQYNFDRDNIEVAYLKTLAKEHIMQFYRDLLAIDAPRRHKVSVHVLSREMDSCPLVGEFPAQNDVNLAPAPSLPQPSLVQDMTEFKRSLPLFPLTKPHINFMAAKL; from the exons GTTCTTTGTCAGACCCTGATAACATTTCAGGACTGGCCCACTTCTGTGAGCACATGCTGTTTCTGGGAACCGAGAAGTACCCCAAAGAGAACGAGTACAGTCAGTTTTTGAGCGAGCATGCCGGCAGCTCCAATGCCTTCACCAGTGGAGAGCACACCAATTACTATTTCGACGTATCCCATGAGCATCTACAAGGGGCTTTGGACAG ATTTGCCCAGTTCTTCCTCTGTCCACTGTTTGATGAGAGCTGTAAGGACCGCGAGGTGAACGCAGTGGATTCAGAACACGAGAAGAACCTCATGAATGACGCATGGCGGCTGTTTCAGTTGGAGAAAGCCACTGGGAACCCCAAACATCCTTTTAGCAAGTTTGGCACTG GCAATAAGTTAACCCTTGAGACAAGGCCATCTCAACAGGGCATTGATATCCGTAAGGAGCTGCTCAAGTTTCACTCCACCTACTATTCCTCCAACCTGATGGGATTGTGTGTGCTGGGCAGAG agtcgcTGGATGATTTGACATCTATGGTGGTGAAGCTTTTTGGTGAGGTCGAGAACAAGAATGTCCCCATTCCAGAGTTCCCATCACACCCTTTCCAGGAAGAACACTTGAGG CAATTTTATAAAGTTGTACCTATCAAGGACATTAGAAACTTGTATGTGACCTTCCCTATCCCAGACCTGCAGAAGTACTACAAATCAAATCCAGGCCATTATCTGGGCCATCTGATTGGACATGAGGGTCCAGGGAGTCTTTTGTCTGAGCTCAAAGCTAAAG GATGGGTGAACACGCTAGTCGGAGGCCAGAAAGAAGGAGCTAGAGGATTCATGTTCTTCATTATTAATGTGGACCTGACAGAAGAGGGGCTGT TGCATGTTGAGGATATCATCTTCCACATGTTCCAGTATATTCAGAAGCTGCGGACGGAGGGCCCTCAAGAGTGGGTCTTTCAGGAGTGTAAG GATTTGAACACTGTGGCTTTCAGATTTAAGGATAAGGAACGTCCTCGTGGATACACGTCCAAAGTGGCTGGTCTACTGCAT TACTATCCGCTGGAGGAAATCTTGGCTGCAGAATACTTGCTGGAGGAATTCAGGCCAGACCTGATTGAGATGGTGCTTGATAAACTGAGACCGGAGAATGTCAG GGTCGCTGTAGTCTCCAAATCGTTTGAAGGACAGACGGACCGGACTGAAGAGTGGTATGGCACACAGTATAAACAGGAAGCCATTACTGATGAGGCTATTAAG AAATGGCAAAGTGCCGACCTCAATGGAAAGTTCAAACTGCCAATGAAGAATGAATTCATCCCAACAAACTTTGAGATTTATCCTCTAGAGAAGGATTCCCCATCTGTCCCCACTTTGATAAAG GACACAGCAATGAGCAAAGTTTGGTTCAAACAGGATGACAAGTTTTTCCTGCCCAAGGCTTGTTTAAACTTTGAGTTTTTCAG CCCGTTTGCGTACGTGGACCCGTTGCATTGTAACATGGCGTATTTGTACCTTGAGCTGCTCAAGGATTCCCTGAACGAGTATGCATATGCAGCCGAGCTAGCCGGCCTGAACTATGACCTCCAAAATACCGTCTATGGGATGTAT CTGTCAGTCAAGGGTTATAGTGACAAACAAAACATCCTGCTGAAGAAGATCATTGAGAAAATGGCCACGTTTCAAATTGATGAGAAGCGCTTTGACATTATTAAAGAAGCG TACATGAGGTCTTTAAATAACTTCCGCGCTGAGCAGCCTCACCAGCATGCCATGTATTACCTGCGGCTGCTCATGACTGAGGTGGCCTGGGCCAAAGATGAGCTCAGAGACTCTCTGGATG atgTGACGTTACCTCGTCTGAAGGCGTTCATACCGCAGCTGTTGTCACGGTTACACATTGAAGCCCTGCTGCATGGCAACATCACCAAACAG TCTGCTCTGGGcatgatgcaaatgttggaggacACTCTCATTGAGCATGCTCACACTAAACCCCTTCTACCGAGTCAGCTAATTCGCTACAGGGAAGTGCAGGTGCCTGACG GTGGTTGGTATGTTTACCAGCAGAGGAATGAGGTTCATAATAACTGTGGAATCGAGATTTACTATCAGACTGACATGCAGAACACCCACGAGAACATGCTGCTGGAGCTCTTCTGTCAAATCATCTCTGAGCCATGCTTCAACACGCTACGCACCAAAGAACAGCTGG GTTACATAGTGTTCAGCGGCCCCCGCAGGGCCAATGGAGTGCAAGGTCTGCGTTTCATCATCCAGTCTGAAAAAGCTCCTCACTACCTGGAGTCTCGAGTAGAGGCTTTCCTCAAGACTATGGAGAAGAGCGTGGAAGAGATGGGGGATGAAGCGTTTCAGAAACACATCCAGGCACTCGCCATTCGTCGTCTCGACAAACCCAAGAAGCTGGCGGCCGAATGCGCAAAGTACTGGGGTGAAATCATCTCCCAACAGTACAACTTTGACAGGG ATAATATTGAAGTGGCTTACCTGAAGACACTGGCAAAGGAACACATTATGCAGTTTTACAGG GACTTGTTGGCCATTGATGCCCCCAGAAGACACAAAGTGTCTGTGCATGTGCTGTCAAGAGAGATGGACTCCT GTCCACTGGTTGGAGAGTTTCCTGCTCAAAATGATGTCAATCTGGCTCCTGCCCCCTCACTTCCTCAG CCGTCATTGGTTCAGGATATGACTGAATTCAAAAGGAGTCTGCCGCTGTTCCCTCTCACCAAACCTCACATCAATTTCATGGCTGCCAAACTGTGA
- the ide gene encoding insulin-degrading enzyme isoform X2 — protein MIFSTVFIRTIRRVSTLSVRMSDPAVQRVVSDIIRSPEDKREYRGLEFTNGLKAVLISDPTTDKSSAALDVHIGSLSDPDNISGLAHFCEHMLFLGTEKYPKENEYSQFLSEHAGSSNAFTSGEHTNYYFDVSHEHLQGALDRFAQFFLCPLFDESCKDREVNAVDSEHEKNLMNDAWRLFQLEKATGNPKHPFSKFGTGNKLTLETRPSQQGIDIRKELLKFHSTYYSSNLMGLCVLGRESLDDLTSMVVKLFGEVENKNVPIPEFPSHPFQEEHLRQFYKVVPIKDIRNLYVTFPIPDLQKYYKSNPGHYLGHLIGHEGPGSLLSELKAKGWVNTLVGGQKEGARGFMFFIINVDLTEEGLLHVEDIIFHMFQYIQKLRTEGPQEWVFQECKDLNTVAFRFKDKERPRGYTSKVAGLLHYYPLEEILAAEYLLEEFRPDLIEMVLDKLRPENVRVAVVSKSFEGQTDRTEEWYGTQYKQEAITDEAIKKWQSADLNGKFKLPMKNEFIPTNFEIYPLEKDSPSVPTLIKDTAMSKVWFKQDDKFFLPKACLNFEFFSRYLYADPVHCNMTYLFLRLLKDDLREYTYAARLAGLVYGIASGMNAILLSVKGYSDKQNILLKKIIEKMATFQIDEKRFDIIKEAYMRSLNNFRAEQPHQHAMYYLRLLMTEVAWAKDELRDSLDDVTLPRLKAFIPQLLSRLHIEALLHGNITKQSALGMMQMLEDTLIEHAHTKPLLPSQLIRYREVQVPDGGWYVYQQRNEVHNNCGIEIYYQTDMQNTHENMLLELFCQIISEPCFNTLRTKEQLGYIVFSGPRRANGVQGLRFIIQSEKAPHYLESRVEAFLKTMEKSVEEMGDEAFQKHIQALAIRRLDKPKKLAAECAKYWGEIISQQYNFDRDNIEVAYLKTLAKEHIMQFYRDLLAIDAPRRHKVSVHVLSREMDSCPLVGEFPAQNDVNLAPAPSLPQPSLVQDMTEFKRSLPLFPLTKPHINFMAAKL, from the exons GTTCTTTGTCAGACCCTGATAACATTTCAGGACTGGCCCACTTCTGTGAGCACATGCTGTTTCTGGGAACCGAGAAGTACCCCAAAGAGAACGAGTACAGTCAGTTTTTGAGCGAGCATGCCGGCAGCTCCAATGCCTTCACCAGTGGAGAGCACACCAATTACTATTTCGACGTATCCCATGAGCATCTACAAGGGGCTTTGGACAG ATTTGCCCAGTTCTTCCTCTGTCCACTGTTTGATGAGAGCTGTAAGGACCGCGAGGTGAACGCAGTGGATTCAGAACACGAGAAGAACCTCATGAATGACGCATGGCGGCTGTTTCAGTTGGAGAAAGCCACTGGGAACCCCAAACATCCTTTTAGCAAGTTTGGCACTG GCAATAAGTTAACCCTTGAGACAAGGCCATCTCAACAGGGCATTGATATCCGTAAGGAGCTGCTCAAGTTTCACTCCACCTACTATTCCTCCAACCTGATGGGATTGTGTGTGCTGGGCAGAG agtcgcTGGATGATTTGACATCTATGGTGGTGAAGCTTTTTGGTGAGGTCGAGAACAAGAATGTCCCCATTCCAGAGTTCCCATCACACCCTTTCCAGGAAGAACACTTGAGG CAATTTTATAAAGTTGTACCTATCAAGGACATTAGAAACTTGTATGTGACCTTCCCTATCCCAGACCTGCAGAAGTACTACAAATCAAATCCAGGCCATTATCTGGGCCATCTGATTGGACATGAGGGTCCAGGGAGTCTTTTGTCTGAGCTCAAAGCTAAAG GATGGGTGAACACGCTAGTCGGAGGCCAGAAAGAAGGAGCTAGAGGATTCATGTTCTTCATTATTAATGTGGACCTGACAGAAGAGGGGCTGT TGCATGTTGAGGATATCATCTTCCACATGTTCCAGTATATTCAGAAGCTGCGGACGGAGGGCCCTCAAGAGTGGGTCTTTCAGGAGTGTAAG GATTTGAACACTGTGGCTTTCAGATTTAAGGATAAGGAACGTCCTCGTGGATACACGTCCAAAGTGGCTGGTCTACTGCAT TACTATCCGCTGGAGGAAATCTTGGCTGCAGAATACTTGCTGGAGGAATTCAGGCCAGACCTGATTGAGATGGTGCTTGATAAACTGAGACCGGAGAATGTCAG GGTCGCTGTAGTCTCCAAATCGTTTGAAGGACAGACGGACCGGACTGAAGAGTGGTATGGCACACAGTATAAACAGGAAGCCATTACTGATGAGGCTATTAAG AAATGGCAAAGTGCCGACCTCAATGGAAAGTTCAAACTGCCAATGAAGAATGAATTCATCCCAACAAACTTTGAGATTTATCCTCTAGAGAAGGATTCCCCATCTGTCCCCACTTTGATAAAG GACACAGCAATGAGCAAAGTTTGGTTCAAACAGGATGACAAGTTTTTCCTGCCCAAGGCTTGTTTAAACTTTGAGTTTTTCAG TCGCTACCTATATGCAGACCCAGTGCATTGCAACATGACTTACCTGTTTCTCAGGTTGTTGAAGGATGATTTGAGAGAGTATACATATGCAGCCCGCCTGGCAGGGTTGGTCTATGGCATAGCCTCAGGAATGAATGCCATCCTT CTGTCAGTCAAGGGTTATAGTGACAAACAAAACATCCTGCTGAAGAAGATCATTGAGAAAATGGCCACGTTTCAAATTGATGAGAAGCGCTTTGACATTATTAAAGAAGCG TACATGAGGTCTTTAAATAACTTCCGCGCTGAGCAGCCTCACCAGCATGCCATGTATTACCTGCGGCTGCTCATGACTGAGGTGGCCTGGGCCAAAGATGAGCTCAGAGACTCTCTGGATG atgTGACGTTACCTCGTCTGAAGGCGTTCATACCGCAGCTGTTGTCACGGTTACACATTGAAGCCCTGCTGCATGGCAACATCACCAAACAG TCTGCTCTGGGcatgatgcaaatgttggaggacACTCTCATTGAGCATGCTCACACTAAACCCCTTCTACCGAGTCAGCTAATTCGCTACAGGGAAGTGCAGGTGCCTGACG GTGGTTGGTATGTTTACCAGCAGAGGAATGAGGTTCATAATAACTGTGGAATCGAGATTTACTATCAGACTGACATGCAGAACACCCACGAGAACATGCTGCTGGAGCTCTTCTGTCAAATCATCTCTGAGCCATGCTTCAACACGCTACGCACCAAAGAACAGCTGG GTTACATAGTGTTCAGCGGCCCCCGCAGGGCCAATGGAGTGCAAGGTCTGCGTTTCATCATCCAGTCTGAAAAAGCTCCTCACTACCTGGAGTCTCGAGTAGAGGCTTTCCTCAAGACTATGGAGAAGAGCGTGGAAGAGATGGGGGATGAAGCGTTTCAGAAACACATCCAGGCACTCGCCATTCGTCGTCTCGACAAACCCAAGAAGCTGGCGGCCGAATGCGCAAAGTACTGGGGTGAAATCATCTCCCAACAGTACAACTTTGACAGGG ATAATATTGAAGTGGCTTACCTGAAGACACTGGCAAAGGAACACATTATGCAGTTTTACAGG GACTTGTTGGCCATTGATGCCCCCAGAAGACACAAAGTGTCTGTGCATGTGCTGTCAAGAGAGATGGACTCCT GTCCACTGGTTGGAGAGTTTCCTGCTCAAAATGATGTCAATCTGGCTCCTGCCCCCTCACTTCCTCAG CCGTCATTGGTTCAGGATATGACTGAATTCAAAAGGAGTCTGCCGCTGTTCCCTCTCACCAAACCTCACATCAATTTCATGGCTGCCAAACTGTGA